Proteins encoded within one genomic window of Candidatus Zymogenaceae bacterium:
- a CDS encoding alpha/beta hydrolase has product MKRIVMLSVMFVLFIGMVSCSYTPAIVDADGEAVYGSVAEMFPVTLGGFDQWLVIRGVDRTNPVLLFIHGGPGTAETPLVHSVMKDLQEDFVVVTWDQRGAGLSFSKDVPPETMTIEQFISDGHELVQYLKERFGAEKIYVVGHSWGTVIGMRLIDRYPEDFYAYVGIGQVVNKTENELISYEYAYNKAVETGNEKAIRELEDIGPPVDGMYGDDPFSTDAFRTQRMWLGKLGGVSYGKTSDLQYYSVYILSPEYTIFDSLNVLKGSKFSIPLMQHQLFGLDFFTEIPEVQVPVYFFTGRHDYNSSFELVEEYYEVLKAPKKELVWFEESAHSPNLEEPDRFVRLMVEKVLRETYPRFP; this is encoded by the coding sequence ATGAAACGGATAGTTATGTTATCAGTGATGTTCGTTCTTTTTATCGGCATGGTCTCGTGCAGCTACACCCCGGCGATCGTCGATGCGGATGGTGAGGCGGTGTACGGAAGCGTCGCGGAGATGTTCCCGGTGACCCTGGGAGGATTCGATCAGTGGCTGGTGATCAGGGGGGTCGACCGGACGAATCCTGTGCTGCTCTTCATCCACGGGGGACCGGGGACTGCGGAGACGCCGCTGGTTCACTCGGTAATGAAAGACCTGCAGGAAGATTTCGTGGTGGTGACCTGGGATCAGCGGGGGGCCGGCCTGTCCTTCTCGAAGGACGTGCCCCCGGAGACGATGACCATTGAGCAGTTCATTTCTGACGGTCACGAGCTGGTCCAATACCTGAAGGAGCGATTCGGGGCGGAAAAGATATACGTGGTGGGGCACTCCTGGGGGACGGTCATCGGCATGCGGTTGATCGATCGATACCCGGAGGATTTTTACGCCTATGTGGGCATCGGGCAGGTGGTGAACAAGACCGAGAACGAGCTCATCTCGTACGAATATGCCTATAACAAAGCGGTGGAAACCGGCAACGAAAAGGCGATCAGGGAGCTGGAGGATATCGGTCCGCCCGTTGATGGAATGTACGGGGACGATCCGTTTAGCACTGACGCATTTAGAACGCAGCGCATGTGGCTGGGGAAGTTGGGCGGCGTTTCGTACGGCAAAACCAGCGATTTGCAGTATTACTCCGTTTATATCCTTTCGCCCGAATACACAATATTCGACTCTCTGAATGTGCTCAAGGGATCGAAGTTCTCAATCCCGTTGATGCAGCATCAGCTGTTTGGACTCGACTTCTTTACCGAGATACCGGAAGTGCAGGTCCCTGTTTACTTTTTTACCGGAAGGCACGACTACAACTCGTCGTTCGAACTGGTGGAAGAATACTACGAAGTTCTTAAGGCTCCGAAAAAAGAACTTGTCTGGTTCGAAGAGTCGGCCCATAGTCCGAATCTTGAGGAACCCGATCGATTCGTACGCCTGATGGTGGAAAAGGTCCTGCGGGAGACCTATCCGAGGTTTCCGTAG
- a CDS encoding alpha/beta hydrolase, giving the protein MKRIVVLTALVVLFFGMISCSYTPSIVDADGEAVYGSIAEMAPVTLGGFEQWLVIRGVDRRNPILLFIHGGPGVPETPLFMSVCKDLQDDFVVVTWDQRGTGLSFSKDVPTETMNVEQFITDAHELVGYLKDRFGAEKIYIVGHSWGSVLGMYLIDRYPEDFYAYVGIGQVVNTYENERLSFEYAYTRAVEEGNRKAIGELEEIGPPVNGVYGDDPSDLDGLMTQRKWLLKYNGVMHEESSHLKYYFAYVLSPEYSIFDAVNVLRGVNYSLDLMWNQVLQVDFFTEITQVQVPVYFFVGRYDYNTPFELVEKYFDVLDAQKKELVWFEESAHMISSEEPERFTRLMVDKVLRETYPKFP; this is encoded by the coding sequence ATGAAACGGATTGTTGTTTTGACGGCGTTGGTTGTTCTGTTTTTCGGCATGATATCGTGCAGCTACACCCCGTCGATCGTCGATGCGGATGGTGAGGCGGTGTACGGGAGCATCGCGGAGATGGCGCCGGTGACCCTGGGCGGCTTCGAGCAGTGGCTGGTGATCAGGGGCGTCGACCGGAGAAATCCCATCCTGCTCTTCATCCACGGGGGACCAGGGGTCCCGGAGACACCACTGTTTATGTCGGTGTGCAAAGATCTTCAGGATGATTTTGTGGTAGTGACCTGGGATCAGCGGGGCACGGGCCTCTCGTTTTCCAAAGACGTGCCGACGGAAACGATGAACGTGGAACAGTTCATTACGGACGCCCACGAGCTGGTCGGATATCTCAAGGATCGTTTCGGGGCCGAGAAGATCTACATCGTGGGGCACTCCTGGGGGAGCGTCCTCGGCATGTACCTGATCGATCGATACCCGGAGGATTTTTACGCCTACGTGGGCATCGGGCAGGTGGTGAATACCTATGAGAACGAGCGCCTCTCGTTCGAGTATGCGTACACCAGGGCGGTGGAAGAGGGCAACAGGAAGGCGATCGGGGAGCTGGAGGAGATCGGACCGCCGGTGAACGGGGTCTATGGAGACGATCCCTCCGACCTGGACGGATTGATGACCCAGCGTAAGTGGCTGTTGAAATACAACGGCGTCATGCACGAGGAATCGAGCCATCTAAAATACTATTTTGCGTATGTTCTTTCGCCGGAATACAGCATCTTCGACGCCGTCAATGTGCTCAGGGGGGTGAACTACTCGCTCGATTTAATGTGGAACCAGGTTCTCCAGGTTGATTTCTTCACGGAAATCACGCAGGTCCAGGTGCCGGTCTACTTTTTTGTCGGGAGGTACGACTACAACACGCCGTTCGAACTGGTGGAAAAGTATTTCGACGTTCTTGACGCCCAGAAAAAAGAACTGGTCTGGTTCGAGGAGTCGGCCCACATGATAAGCAGCGAGGAGCCGGAGCGCTTCACCCGCCTGATGGTGGATAAGGTTTTGAGGGAAACATATCCGAAATTCCCGTAA
- a CDS encoding NAD-dependent succinate-semialdehyde dehydrogenase, with amino-acid sequence MKKPIHVKLIIDGKWTSSTSGEEFSIINPATEEVVATACRANAEDTQSAIDAAQRGFHSWREIVPWERSKVLRKAAALMTERRDGIAEWMTIECGKPIGQAVAEVNASIDYVEWYSDEARRIYSKMLQGRDTQTVFQAIYEPIGVTACFTAWNFPAVLPIRKIAPALAAGCSVVCRPSEAGSICAAELIKCFVDAGLPPGTINLLTGPSGVISDHILQSPVVRKASFTGSVPVGKSLIAKSADTVKKMTMELGGHAPVIIFDDIDPEKLAQSAVAAKFRNNGQVCASPTRFFVHRSIVEKFTEAFVKTAAGLKLGNGLEPDTDVGPLINERRRSAVETLVETTMSEGGKILLGGKRPENFKKGFFYEPTVFVDVTDDMTIMKEEPFGPLALITSFDGFDEVIERANSTEYGLASYVFTHSLELVHRTVAALDAGIVSVNNWVVSTAEMPYGGVKYSGFGREGGSDGIKEYLTAKFVNCKMRAY; translated from the coding sequence TTGAAAAAGCCGATCCATGTCAAGCTCATAATCGACGGCAAGTGGACATCCTCCACGTCTGGGGAGGAATTCTCCATTATAAATCCCGCGACGGAAGAGGTGGTCGCGACGGCCTGCCGGGCCAACGCAGAGGATACACAGTCGGCGATCGATGCCGCCCAGAGGGGCTTCCATTCCTGGCGGGAGATCGTGCCGTGGGAGCGTTCGAAGGTATTGCGAAAAGCGGCCGCGTTGATGACGGAGCGGAGGGACGGGATCGCCGAGTGGATGACCATCGAATGCGGCAAGCCGATCGGCCAGGCCGTGGCGGAGGTGAACGCGTCGATCGACTACGTGGAGTGGTATTCGGACGAGGCGCGGAGGATCTACAGTAAAATGCTCCAAGGCCGCGATACACAGACCGTTTTTCAAGCGATCTATGAGCCCATCGGCGTCACCGCCTGCTTCACGGCATGGAATTTTCCCGCGGTGCTGCCGATCCGGAAGATCGCGCCCGCCCTCGCGGCGGGGTGCTCGGTGGTGTGCCGGCCGTCCGAGGCGGGATCCATCTGTGCCGCGGAGCTGATCAAGTGCTTTGTCGATGCCGGCCTCCCGCCGGGAACGATAAATCTCCTTACGGGGCCTTCGGGGGTCATCTCGGACCACATACTGCAAAGCCCCGTGGTGAGAAAGGCGAGTTTTACCGGCTCCGTCCCGGTCGGCAAGAGTCTCATCGCCAAATCGGCGGATACCGTGAAGAAAATGACGATGGAGCTGGGCGGCCATGCCCCCGTCATCATTTTCGATGATATCGACCCCGAAAAGCTCGCACAGAGCGCCGTCGCTGCCAAGTTCAGAAACAACGGGCAGGTATGTGCATCGCCCACCCGTTTTTTCGTTCATCGGTCGATTGTGGAAAAATTCACCGAGGCGTTTGTGAAGACCGCCGCCGGATTGAAGCTCGGAAACGGCCTGGAGCCGGACACGGATGTCGGCCCCCTGATAAACGAAAGAAGGCGGAGCGCCGTAGAAACATTGGTCGAGACGACCATGAGCGAGGGGGGGAAGATCCTTCTCGGCGGGAAGCGGCCGGAGAATTTCAAGAAGGGATTCTTCTACGAGCCGACGGTCTTCGTGGACGTCACCGACGACATGACCATCATGAAAGAAGAGCCGTTCGGCCCCCTTGCATTGATCACGAGCTTCGACGGCTTCGATGAGGTAATCGAGAGGGCGAATTCGACGGAATACGGCCTGGCGAGCTATGTGTTTACCCATTCTCTTGAGCTCGTTCACCGCACCGTGGCCGCACTCGATGCCGGTATCGTGTCGGTGAACAACTGGGTGGTGAGCACGGCCGAAATGCCCTATGGCGGCGTCAAGTATTCCGGCTTCGGACGTGAGGGCGGCTCCGACGGCATAAAAGAATATCTCACCGCCAAGTTCGTCAATTGCAAGATGCGTGCGTATTGA